The bacterium genome includes a region encoding these proteins:
- a CDS encoding FAD-dependent oxidoreductase translates to MNYKDKSVFAPLSALKYLFHDPITIRFPKEDKDVYPDGKIGVSPQYRGMHTNDLEKCIGCGSCSEICPTDAIRMVDSVDVEEKEGSTKERPVIDYGRCCFCGFCVDVCTTGSLNMTRDYIHDYITPPDAQNDKMAELISNEFIRRPDTQHSNNLGWTTSDEWSWLELNRIEMHALSAEERVDSFVEIVRGYSKKEAMKEAQRCVACGLCQDACPIHMDIPEYIAAIWEDDVKESVRQIYNTNPLAEVCGRVCTHKCETACSIGHRGDPVAIRWLKRYAVDNLPLNQYKDVIIHEAIKSYNKKIAVVGGGPAGLSAAYFLSVMGYKITIFEAKAKIGGVMRYGIPAYRLPDEALDKDIDFIKSLGVEIKPHTEIGKDVKFTDLNKNYDAVLIATGFNKGRSTRVPGSDSKEVIQGMDFLEKVRDFVRGEIKLEDVPLTDNIIVIGGGNVAFDVSRSAARLQKRKYGKVNVTQTSLETMDIMPADLEEIEESQEEGVKLIPGQGPKEIIIENGKVKSLNLVKCESVFDDDGRFNPKFDFDTKLVCEATLIIEAIGQSPDYSYIPEEFQNKMKFKRGKIECGAYGETAIDWLFVGGDIKNGPDIVHGIADGHNAAKGIDEYLRKKSK, encoded by the coding sequence ATGAATTATAAAGATAAAAGCGTATTTGCTCCGTTAAGTGCATTAAAATATCTCTTTCACGATCCGATTACAATCCGTTTTCCAAAAGAAGATAAGGATGTCTATCCGGATGGTAAAATAGGGGTTTCCCCCCAGTACAGAGGCATGCACACAAACGATCTGGAAAAATGCATCGGTTGCGGATCATGCTCTGAAATTTGTCCCACTGATGCAATAAGGATGGTTGATTCTGTAGATGTTGAGGAAAAAGAGGGCTCAACCAAAGAGAGGCCCGTAATAGATTACGGTAGATGCTGCTTCTGCGGTTTTTGTGTTGATGTGTGCACAACAGGCTCCCTCAATATGACAAGAGATTACATTCATGACTACATAACACCGCCAGATGCACAGAATGATAAAATGGCAGAACTTATTTCAAATGAATTTATTAGAAGGCCGGATACACAACATTCTAATAATCTCGGATGGACCACTTCCGACGAATGGTCATGGCTTGAATTGAATCGTATTGAAATGCATGCTCTTAGTGCTGAGGAGAGGGTTGACTCATTTGTTGAAATAGTTCGCGGCTACTCAAAAAAAGAAGCCATGAAAGAAGCTCAGCGCTGCGTTGCCTGCGGGCTATGTCAGGACGCATGCCCTATTCATATGGATATTCCTGAATACATCGCTGCAATATGGGAAGACGATGTAAAAGAATCAGTAAGGCAAATATACAACACCAATCCGTTAGCAGAAGTATGTGGACGTGTTTGTACACATAAATGCGAAACAGCTTGCTCAATCGGGCATAGAGGAGATCCGGTTGCAATTAGATGGCTAAAGAGATACGCAGTTGACAATCTCCCGCTTAATCAATACAAAGATGTAATAATTCATGAAGCAATAAAATCTTACAATAAAAAAATAGCAGTTGTCGGCGGAGGCCCTGCCGGACTCTCTGCTGCATATTTTCTCTCTGTTATGGGATACAAAATTACAATTTTTGAAGCCAAGGCAAAAATAGGCGGAGTAATGAGATACGGCATTCCCGCATACAGACTTCCGGATGAGGCTCTTGATAAAGATATAGATTTTATTAAATCTTTGGGTGTTGAAATTAAACCTCACACCGAAATTGGTAAAGATGTTAAATTTACAGACTTAAATAAAAATTATGATGCAGTACTTATTGCCACAGGCTTTAATAAAGGCAGAAGCACAAGAGTACCAGGGAGCGATTCAAAAGAGGTAATTCAGGGCATGGATTTCCTTGAGAAAGTAAGGGATTTCGTGCGAGGGGAGATTAAGCTCGAAGATGTTCCTTTAACTGACAACATTATTGTCATAGGCGGCGGTAATGTTGCATTTGATGTTTCAAGAAGCGCAGCAAGACTGCAGAAAAGAAAATACGGTAAAGTTAATGTAACACAAACAAGTCTTGAAACTATGGATATTATGCCGGCTGATCTGGAAGAAATTGAAGAATCACAGGAAGAGGGAGTTAAACTCATTCCAGGCCAGGGCCCAAAAGAAATTATTATTGAAAACGGGAAAGTAAAATCACTCAACCTCGTAAAATGCGAAAGCGTTTTTGATGATGACGGCAGGTTCAATCCTAAGTTTGATTTTGACACAAAATTAGTATGTGAAGCTACTCTTATTATCGAAGCAATAGGTCAGAGCCCTGATTACTCTTACATTCCTGAAGAATTCCAAAACAAAATGAAGTTTAAGAGAGGAAAAATTGAGTGTGGTGCATACGGAGAAACTGCTATTGATTGGTTATTTGTAGGCGGGGACATTAAGAACGGGCCGGACATTGTGCACGGAATTGCTGACGGCCATAATGCTGCAAAAGGAATTGATGAATACTTAAGAAAAAAGAGTAAGTAG
- a CDS encoding CBS domain-containing protein — MKLTELLKKKQNTEVYKINMNKTVRDAVEMFNKLRIGSLVVEDDNSKLQGIVTERDVLYKCDSYDGNPKDMKISDIMTPKEELFIATKDERLNYAMRVMTNKRVRHLPVIDEDQLLGILSIGDILKEVLEESEAEVKVLREYIKNPYGINI, encoded by the coding sequence ATGAAGCTAACGGAACTTTTAAAGAAAAAACAAAACACTGAAGTTTATAAGATAAATATGAATAAGACTGTTAGAGATGCTGTTGAAATGTTCAATAAGTTAAGAATAGGTTCATTAGTTGTTGAAGATGACAATTCAAAACTTCAAGGGATTGTTACAGAAAGAGACGTTCTTTACAAGTGTGACAGTTATGATGGTAATCCGAAAGATATGAAAATTTCTGATATTATGACTCCCAAAGAAGAGCTTTTTATTGCTACTAAAGACGAACGATTAAATTATGCAATGAGAGTCATGACGAATAAAAGGGTTAGGCATTTACCTGTAATAGACGAAGATCAATTGCTTGGTATTTTATCAATTGGAGACATCCTTAAGGAGGTTCTTGAGGAATCTGAGGCAGAAGTAAAAGTTCTCAGGGAGTACATTAAGAATCCATATGGAATAAATATTTAA